One Pantoea eucalypti genomic region harbors:
- a CDS encoding RHS repeat-associated core domain-containing protein has translation MATGNTIGKLQYAPAPQGHVAAGSANPPKKKSWWSSYGDWVHTGLDVLGAVPVVGAVADGANAAIYTAEGDYGNAALSAASAAANFVPGGGAAFKAGKLAAKAGKAVEAAKVGKGIAKEGAELAEKAAVKAETTAAKVEAKAAKKEADEVISAKKAGSEKGGSDKGHAQKKTEPCKIPARPLPQVDMAIGSPVNPVLGIKLLFGPEDNDFSFPASVPLNWQRYYFSDEIGNGWLGQGWSLPISQEVRKKAGLLVLMDEQGREIEFPYPEAGRQPQLHRYEQLYLSQPQPEEFCISAGDESQHWHFSHKVESDRWLLSAISDRHGNRLTLRYDIRHLPVQIEDSAGRRFNINFSQFESDTGSAFFRITSVSVCYPSDPLNAEILCRYDYSPQGDLIAVRNELNEVLREFRYRNHIMVAHRRAGEMECFYHYDKYSPEGKVLAHRDSLGGEWRFEYGGQTTTVVDALGRVTRYDFDDNQELIGYRDAMEGTIRIKRNVRGQMTQLTDQCGRFTRYRYDERGNCTAIIEPDGQTTRFDYHERWNTPVRVTNMLGGSREFIYDTAGNLIRFSDEIGRITEYNHDDRGNLVRVRDAAAGVQTLCWNQANFLISHTDCSGRTSTFDYDKYGWMKQQTDAAGNQTLFYNRWNGLPQRIVHADGGTESFEFDRWRRLIARQDPLGQVTRWTLAADGLPLSRTDALGHSIGYEYDLARRLTALINENGARYTFRYDARDNQVEERGFDGCKTRYEYDDSGWLLVRIEEGDGSGQVIHSHYQRDPAGRLLEKLVSRGGDATWQRTRYRYDALGRLTAGVNHGGRSELEWDDAGQLLAERTLVRGHRYELRHSYDELGNRTHTILPDGRELKQLYYGSGHRVQVNLGNRIISESERDVMHREVRRTQGAITSEYLHDEMGRLISQRAGRGAQSAVAREYVWRRDGQLTQITDKYTGDYRYEYDALGRMTRARDEHFAFDPAHNLLSETQTQPLQDNWLRVYEDKRWTYDGFGNVTRKQSGRHTDQQFIWNAEHQLTESVSIRNGTEQRTTYGYDAFGRRSWKRDAFGITRFIWEGNRLLSEVRGSRQHLWIYEDDSFAPLAQISLQQGETEHEAQVNWYHNDVSGLPRELTGADGSVVWRAVYRAWGNTLRIEQAAGENAEPVYQPLRYQGQYFDAETGLHYNRFRYYDPDAGRFVSQDPIGLAGGVNLYQYAPNPLSWVDPLGLNRAKCKPEAVELDPKTIRFSQSSVNGAADLTHSMRKNGWTGDPIDVVRMSDGKLTTIDNTRVLAASRAGINVKARIHDGSSSLPNEFIERFTTKKGTPSSWEDAIQLRIGKQASKYKNGYPNGSNIIGSLD, from the coding sequence ATGGCAACCGGAAATACGATTGGTAAATTACAATATGCGCCTGCGCCACAAGGCCATGTGGCGGCGGGCAGTGCCAACCCGCCGAAAAAGAAAAGCTGGTGGAGCAGTTATGGCGACTGGGTGCATACCGGTCTGGACGTGTTAGGCGCAGTTCCTGTTGTCGGCGCGGTAGCTGACGGCGCGAACGCCGCGATTTACACCGCAGAAGGGGATTATGGTAACGCTGCACTTTCAGCCGCTTCGGCGGCAGCTAACTTTGTACCCGGTGGCGGGGCGGCGTTTAAAGCCGGTAAGCTGGCAGCAAAAGCGGGTAAAGCGGTAGAAGCCGCGAAAGTGGGCAAAGGCATTGCAAAAGAAGGGGCTGAACTGGCTGAAAAAGCAGCCGTCAAAGCTGAAACGACCGCTGCTAAAGTCGAAGCTAAAGCCGCTAAAAAAGAAGCTGATGAAGTTATCAGCGCTAAAAAAGCGGGCAGCGAAAAGGGAGGCAGTGACAAAGGGCATGCGCAGAAAAAGACTGAGCCGTGCAAAATTCCGGCAAGGCCTCTGCCGCAGGTGGATATGGCGATTGGTAGTCCGGTTAACCCTGTACTGGGTATCAAACTGCTGTTCGGCCCTGAAGATAATGATTTCTCTTTCCCGGCATCAGTTCCCCTTAACTGGCAGCGCTACTATTTTTCTGATGAAATCGGCAATGGCTGGCTGGGACAGGGCTGGTCACTGCCCATTTCACAGGAAGTACGTAAGAAAGCGGGTCTGCTGGTCTTAATGGATGAACAGGGTCGCGAAATTGAGTTCCCCTATCCGGAAGCGGGCCGCCAGCCTCAGCTTCATCGCTATGAGCAACTCTACCTCTCGCAGCCGCAGCCTGAGGAATTTTGTATTTCGGCCGGGGATGAAAGCCAGCACTGGCACTTCAGTCATAAAGTTGAATCTGACCGCTGGCTGTTGTCTGCCATCAGCGATCGTCATGGCAACCGGCTGACGCTCCGTTATGATATCCGGCATCTGCCGGTGCAGATTGAAGATAGCGCTGGTCGTCGATTTAATATCAACTTCTCTCAGTTTGAATCGGACACGGGGAGTGCTTTTTTCCGTATCACCAGCGTCAGCGTCTGTTATCCGTCTGATCCTCTGAATGCCGAAATTCTGTGCCGCTACGATTATTCACCTCAGGGTGACCTGATTGCCGTGCGTAATGAGCTCAACGAGGTGCTGCGTGAATTCCGTTACCGTAACCATATTATGGTGGCGCATCGTCGTGCGGGCGAAATGGAGTGTTTTTATCATTACGATAAATATTCCCCTGAAGGAAAAGTTCTGGCACATCGTGACAGCCTCGGCGGGGAATGGCGTTTTGAGTATGGCGGTCAGACCACAACGGTTGTTGACGCTCTGGGGCGCGTGACACGTTACGACTTTGACGATAATCAGGAACTTATCGGCTATCGGGATGCGATGGAAGGAACCATTCGTATCAAACGTAATGTCCGCGGTCAGATGACACAACTTACTGATCAGTGTGGCCGATTTACACGCTACCGCTATGATGAACGCGGCAACTGTACGGCCATCATTGAGCCAGATGGTCAGACTACACGTTTTGATTATCACGAACGCTGGAACACGCCGGTTCGTGTGACCAACATGCTGGGCGGCTCGCGTGAATTTATCTACGACACAGCAGGAAACTTAATCCGTTTTTCGGATGAGATAGGACGCATTACAGAATACAACCATGATGACCGTGGCAATCTGGTCAGGGTGCGTGATGCTGCGGCGGGCGTACAAACGTTATGCTGGAACCAGGCCAACTTTCTGATTAGTCATACCGACTGTTCCGGACGCACATCGACCTTTGACTATGACAAATATGGCTGGATGAAGCAGCAGACGGATGCCGCAGGCAACCAGACGCTGTTTTATAACCGATGGAATGGCCTGCCCCAGCGTATTGTGCATGCCGATGGTGGAACGGAAAGCTTTGAGTTTGACCGCTGGAGACGTCTGATTGCCCGGCAGGATCCTCTGGGGCAGGTTACGCGCTGGACGCTGGCTGCTGATGGCTTGCCGCTATCACGCACTGATGCACTCGGCCACAGTATTGGCTACGAATACGATCTGGCCCGTCGCCTGACCGCACTGATTAATGAGAACGGTGCGCGATATACATTCCGCTACGACGCCCGGGATAACCAGGTCGAGGAGCGCGGGTTTGATGGTTGCAAAACGCGTTATGAATATGATGACAGTGGCTGGCTGCTGGTTCGTATTGAAGAAGGCGATGGCAGCGGTCAGGTAATCCACTCGCACTATCAACGGGATCCCGCCGGACGATTGCTGGAAAAGCTGGTGTCGCGCGGTGGAGATGCCACATGGCAACGTACCCGCTATCGTTACGATGCGCTGGGACGCCTCACAGCCGGTGTCAATCACGGCGGACGCTCTGAACTCGAATGGGATGATGCCGGACAACTGCTCGCAGAGCGGACGCTGGTTCGGGGTCACCGTTATGAACTGCGCCACAGCTATGACGAGCTGGGTAACCGGACGCACACTATCTTACCGGATGGGCGGGAACTGAAGCAGCTCTACTACGGCAGCGGGCATCGGGTGCAGGTCAACTTGGGTAACCGTATTATCAGTGAAAGCGAACGTGACGTTATGCACCGTGAAGTGCGCCGTACCCAGGGTGCAATCACAAGTGAATATCTTCACGACGAAATGGGACGGCTGATAAGCCAGCGTGCGGGCCGTGGCGCGCAGTCAGCGGTGGCACGCGAGTATGTCTGGCGTCGCGATGGCCAGCTGACGCAGATTACGGATAAATACACGGGTGATTATCGTTACGAATATGACGCGCTGGGACGGATGACGCGGGCGCGTGATGAGCATTTCGCCTTTGATCCGGCGCACAATCTGCTGAGTGAAACTCAGACGCAGCCATTACAGGATAACTGGCTCAGGGTTTATGAAGATAAACGCTGGACCTATGACGGCTTCGGTAATGTGACGCGCAAACAGAGCGGCCGCCACACAGACCAGCAGTTTATCTGGAACGCTGAACATCAGCTGACCGAATCGGTGAGCATCCGCAACGGGACCGAGCAGCGAACCACCTACGGCTATGATGCGTTTGGACGTCGAAGCTGGAAACGCGATGCTTTTGGTATCACGCGCTTTATCTGGGAAGGCAATCGCCTGCTGAGTGAGGTGAGAGGCTCGCGCCAGCACCTCTGGATTTACGAGGATGACAGCTTTGCTCCGCTGGCGCAGATCAGTCTGCAGCAGGGCGAGACGGAGCATGAAGCGCAGGTTAACTGGTATCATAACGACGTGTCAGGTCTGCCACGAGAGCTGACTGGTGCTGATGGCAGTGTGGTCTGGCGTGCCGTCTATCGTGCCTGGGGCAATACGCTGCGTATAGAGCAGGCAGCCGGAGAGAATGCAGAGCCGGTTTATCAGCCGCTGCGCTATCAGGGTCAGTATTTCGATGCAGAAACAGGTTTGCACTATAACCGCTTTCGCTATTATGATCCGGATGCGGGCAGGTTTGTGAGCCAGGATCCGATAGGGCTTGCTGGTGGGGTTAACCTTTATCAGTATGCGCCGAATCCGCTGAGTTGGGTGGATCCGCTGGGGTTGAATCGGGCGAAATGTAAACCCGAAGCTGTTGAGTTAGATCCCAAAACGATTCGTTTTAGCCAAAGTTCTGTAAATGGTGCTGCTGATTTAACTCATAGTATGAGAAAGAATGGGTGGACTGGAGACCCCATTGATGTTGTTAGAATGAGCGATGGAAAATTAACAACTATTGATAATACCAGAGTACTTGCAGCATCCAGAGCAGGGATAAATGTCAAAGCAAGAATTCATGATGGTTCATCATCTTTGCCAAATGAATTTATTGAACGCTTTACTACTAAAAAAGGAACGCCTTCTTCCTGGGAAGATGCAATACAATTACGAATTGGTAAACAAGCTTCTAAATACAAAAATGGTTATCCTAACGGGTCAAATATAATAGGGTCATTGGACTAA
- a CDS encoding ankyrin repeat domain-containing protein: MKKIHPEDYFSGSQLQLAQAIEDGNVDEVEKLSTQTDLNKPGEKDLTLLYYALSEASNKDVNRLNVMSVLVKHGADPVQYVADMGSVASNTAGYSDPAFVKALIKGGMDKNAKFDSTPIIFYATNEKAFPTLKYFVEIGADVNAKDSLGQTAIFEGMYGRQYDQVEYLLHHGAHANVTDVNNVTFNQLLDKIISNTNKDNTKALNKLEDIRKLTQKN, encoded by the coding sequence ATGAAGAAAATCCATCCGGAGGATTACTTTTCAGGAAGCCAGTTACAACTGGCACAGGCAATTGAAGATGGCAATGTTGATGAGGTGGAAAAATTATCAACTCAAACTGATCTTAATAAACCTGGCGAGAAGGATTTGACCCTTTTGTATTATGCCCTCAGTGAAGCTTCAAATAAGGACGTTAACAGACTCAATGTAATGAGTGTTCTGGTAAAGCATGGCGCCGATCCTGTTCAATACGTTGCCGATATGGGTTCTGTGGCAAGTAACACAGCGGGATATTCAGATCCTGCTTTTGTCAAAGCATTAATCAAAGGAGGGATGGATAAAAACGCGAAATTTGACAGCACGCCGATAATATTTTATGCAACTAATGAAAAAGCCTTCCCTACTCTAAAGTATTTTGTTGAAATAGGTGCTGATGTCAATGCGAAAGATAGCTTAGGACAAACAGCAATTTTTGAGGGGATGTATGGTCGACAATATGATCAGGTTGAATACCTTCTTCATCATGGTGCGCATGCAAATGTTACTGATGTGAATAATGTAACTTTTAATCAACTGTTGGATAAAATTATTAGTAATACAAATAAAGATAATACAAAGGCCCTTAATAAGCTAGAAGATATAAGAAAATTAACGCAAAAAAATTAA
- a CDS encoding ankyrin repeat domain-containing protein, with protein MVKSLIKKVARYGGLIFLISISGCNAMSKYPPEQFFHGTQLSLAQAIASENIADVRKLTPDTSLNKPGKQDMTLLYFALQQAKNRKSQQLEIISQLVKAGADPLQDVPDMGSVAELVATSPHPEFMAALIDGGMDVNVKVQGQPLLHDAASDGTLKTLALMVNRGANVNATDSLGKSTVMAALDGMQLDTVEWLLNHGANPNAVEKNTGWSFMRQLDDVIKRNNGEKGSTQDKLMEIHKLAKQKGGRA; from the coding sequence ATGGTTAAGTCTCTTATAAAAAAAGTAGCCCGCTATGGTGGTCTGATATTTTTAATTTCGATTTCAGGATGTAATGCAATGAGTAAATATCCTCCAGAACAATTTTTCCATGGTACACAATTGAGCCTTGCCCAGGCTATCGCCAGTGAGAATATCGCTGATGTCAGGAAGCTAACCCCTGACACCTCTCTTAATAAGCCAGGTAAGCAGGACATGACATTGCTCTATTTTGCTTTACAGCAAGCAAAAAATAGAAAAAGCCAGCAATTAGAAATCATCAGTCAGCTTGTCAAAGCCGGTGCCGACCCTCTTCAGGATGTGCCTGATATGGGCAGTGTCGCTGAATTAGTCGCCACATCGCCGCACCCGGAGTTTATGGCTGCGTTAATTGATGGTGGCATGGACGTGAATGTTAAAGTCCAGGGGCAACCCTTGCTGCATGATGCCGCTTCAGATGGTACCTTAAAAACTCTGGCGCTGATGGTAAATCGCGGCGCAAATGTTAATGCGACAGACTCGCTGGGAAAATCAACAGTTATGGCTGCGTTGGATGGAATGCAGTTAGATACCGTCGAGTGGTTACTGAATCACGGAGCCAATCCTAATGCGGTTGAAAAAAACACCGGATGGTCATTTATGCGTCAACTTGACGATGTGATCAAACGCAATAATGGTGAGAAAGGTTCTACACAGGACAAGTTAATGGAAATTCATAAGCTTGCTAAACAAAAAGGTGGACGTGCTTAA
- a CDS encoding DUF4150 domain-containing protein, whose translation MADNYAARKDGVYKVVGLAPDLCFTPGIQPPVPYPVTATLAPSKSTVDSVKFNGHPAFVYKSSYVPTTIGDAAGRNKGVVSGTVEGDCWSIEHSPDTYIGGYPLNRVQDLFAMNGKALGGRGGNLTKKETWERRKALIEKGKKSKDPKVVQAALRLEQNNTGMEKARLADYVYEPRDPTRPMPEIPEGWKDISDDPEALAKYNLTPKSLRIAKDPGFRARVYEPDEAVFGKDMSASVVFRGTRMRETADWKNNVQQGMGVDSNYYKQAVSIGTSVRRSTAPIDMTGHSLGGGMASSASRASGKTGWTFNSAGLKSSTVKKYSGEVPVTETAENISAYRVKGEILTMIQEPGFWAGAAVIGGLGLTGLKTLGPWGAVAFSALGVALVASPSAVGNKHPMDGGEGSAIDMHGMDQVKHCIELEKDNDEKLLSSI comes from the coding sequence ATGGCTGATAACTATGCCGCACGTAAAGACGGCGTATATAAAGTTGTCGGTTTAGCACCGGATCTCTGTTTTACCCCCGGTATTCAGCCACCGGTTCCTTATCCGGTAACGGCTACGCTGGCGCCTTCAAAAAGCACTGTCGATAGCGTGAAATTTAATGGTCATCCGGCGTTTGTTTATAAATCAAGCTACGTCCCTACCACTATTGGTGATGCAGCAGGGCGCAATAAAGGTGTGGTGAGTGGAACGGTTGAGGGTGACTGCTGGTCAATAGAGCACAGCCCGGACACCTATATTGGTGGTTATCCCTTAAACCGTGTGCAGGATCTTTTTGCCATGAATGGCAAAGCGCTTGGCGGACGTGGTGGAAACCTGACAAAAAAAGAGACGTGGGAAAGGCGTAAGGCTCTGATAGAAAAAGGGAAGAAAAGTAAGGACCCTAAAGTGGTGCAGGCGGCTTTGCGGCTTGAGCAGAATAATACTGGCATGGAAAAGGCGAGGTTAGCGGACTATGTTTATGAGCCCCGCGATCCCACCAGACCTATGCCTGAAATACCTGAAGGCTGGAAAGATATCAGTGACGACCCTGAGGCGCTGGCAAAATATAACCTTACGCCAAAATCACTAAGAATCGCTAAAGACCCGGGTTTCCGTGCAAGGGTATATGAGCCCGACGAAGCTGTTTTTGGAAAAGATATGTCTGCATCCGTCGTATTTAGAGGTACGCGAATGAGGGAAACCGCTGACTGGAAAAACAATGTTCAGCAGGGCATGGGTGTAGACTCAAATTATTACAAGCAGGCTGTTTCAATAGGCACATCGGTTCGACGCTCCACAGCGCCAATTGATATGACAGGACATTCTCTGGGAGGCGGAATGGCTTCATCAGCTTCACGGGCAAGCGGAAAAACGGGCTGGACATTCAACTCTGCTGGATTGAAATCATCAACCGTTAAAAAGTACAGCGGCGAAGTACCTGTCACTGAAACGGCAGAAAATATCTCTGCTTATCGTGTCAAAGGTGAAATTCTTACTATGATACAGGAGCCTGGATTCTGGGCAGGGGCTGCAGTGATTGGTGGACTAGGACTTACTGGACTGAAAACTCTGGGGCCATGGGGTGCAGTTGCATTTAGTGCGTTAGGAGTGGCGTTGGTAGCGTCTCCTTCTGCAGTTGGCAACAAGCATCCTATGGATGGCGGAGAGGGAAGTGCAATTGATATGCATGGGATGGACCAGGTAAAACACTGTATTGAACTGGAGAAAGATAATGACGAGAAGTTGTTATCTTCAATTTAA
- a CDS encoding DUF2169 family type VI secretion system accessory protein — MENFANYSAFPALLFESLDQHDHGFNVLVARVSYDLDIITGKLNLCEDQGELFEQDYYYDEPGTSSVRFESDLAPYKPRLDVVINGTAWAPEDKPVRHFTVGARIGDFTRLLNVYGPREWRKMVATWQLTNGKPVTHVDLRYEFAQGGFYRLEKGEELASSFNSVGIGWLPAKAQKELKFQHLPAPQFELLPNPVKNIEDENLPAGFGFYGRGWHPRITFAGTYDEAWKQHRHPFLPADFKFDYWCGAHPWMQFPLPKPMTSIPVTLKNLISHQEKSGQQLDFSVPVETLFAFVTTQQGAGLTYDLQLDTLVIDLPTRKVHCSYRVVFSEQLEPAMTELRFIAMDERKVMVQRAQQQLTDSQADSFIPLPPSLLALINKEQRHG, encoded by the coding sequence ATGGAAAATTTTGCTAACTATAGCGCTTTTCCAGCGCTGCTGTTTGAGTCGCTTGACCAACATGATCATGGCTTTAACGTCCTGGTGGCTCGCGTCAGTTACGATCTTGATATCATCACCGGTAAGCTGAACTTGTGTGAAGATCAGGGCGAACTCTTCGAGCAGGATTACTATTACGATGAACCGGGTACCAGCAGTGTGCGTTTTGAAAGCGACCTTGCGCCTTATAAACCCAGACTGGATGTGGTGATCAATGGCACTGCGTGGGCACCCGAAGATAAGCCCGTGCGGCATTTCACTGTAGGCGCTCGAATCGGTGATTTCACCCGTCTGCTAAATGTTTATGGCCCGCGCGAGTGGCGAAAAATGGTTGCCACCTGGCAGCTCACTAACGGGAAGCCTGTTACGCATGTTGATTTACGCTATGAATTTGCTCAGGGAGGCTTTTACCGACTGGAAAAAGGTGAGGAACTGGCATCATCTTTTAATAGTGTTGGCATAGGTTGGTTACCGGCTAAGGCTCAGAAAGAGCTAAAATTTCAGCATCTTCCGGCACCCCAGTTTGAACTACTGCCCAACCCTGTTAAGAATATTGAAGATGAAAATCTGCCTGCCGGTTTTGGTTTCTATGGTAGAGGCTGGCATCCTCGTATTACGTTTGCCGGTACCTATGATGAAGCATGGAAACAGCATCGGCATCCGTTTCTGCCCGCTGATTTTAAGTTTGACTACTGGTGTGGCGCGCATCCCTGGATGCAATTCCCCTTGCCGAAACCTATGACAAGCATTCCCGTCACACTCAAAAATCTGATATCGCATCAGGAAAAGAGTGGGCAGCAGCTCGATTTTTCTGTACCGGTTGAAACACTTTTTGCTTTTGTTACCACGCAGCAGGGCGCCGGGTTGACGTATGATTTGCAACTCGACACGCTGGTTATCGATCTACCCACGCGCAAAGTGCATTGCAGCTATCGCGTGGTATTTTCTGAACAACTGGAACCCGCAATGACCGAGTTACGCTTTATCGCTATGGATGAGCGGAAAGTGATGGTACAACGTGCGCAGCAACAGCTTACCGACAGTCAGGCTGACAGTTTTATCCCCCTACCACCTTCGCTCTTGGCTCTTATCAACAAGGAGCAACGCCATGGCTGA
- a CDS encoding immunity protein Tsi6 family protein encodes MMKKEKYTALDYINDAIDITNQRAMEKPDFRVFQVALKQLMYVKKILTGEEKDKSVLHSMNLGSLASKEFDTTDPELAKHLSNANYIASQIGAGLKVILPHQIDPEYEKRKKRYLKVQ; translated from the coding sequence ATGATGAAGAAAGAAAAATATACTGCTTTAGACTACATCAATGATGCTATTGATATCACTAATCAAAGAGCGATGGAAAAACCGGATTTTAGAGTTTTTCAGGTTGCTCTGAAACAGCTTATGTACGTAAAAAAAATATTAACTGGTGAAGAAAAAGATAAAAGTGTCCTGCATAGCATGAATCTGGGGAGTTTGGCTTCCAAAGAGTTTGATACAACTGACCCAGAGCTTGCCAAACATCTTTCAAACGCAAATTATATTGCATCTCAAATAGGCGCGGGACTCAAAGTCATTCTTCCTCATCAAATCGATCCTGAATATGAAAAACGGAAAAAAAGATATTTAAAAGTACAGTAG
- a CDS encoding PAAR domain-containing protein, whose product MADFNAAREQDEIAHTASKGWMIAGLIGGAILGAAAVVVTGGAALVVVSAAAAGACAAGGVGEVLGSMSWAPRHNTGKLLSGSPNVFTNSRAAIRAHLSKGDCDEHSGSSQRVAEGSDKVFINNFPAARIGDRLTCSAEISGGSTNVFIGGGKLQTDDINPEVPGWVNWVMMGVGTAAVAVLASPAIALLGLAGAMGGGYAGSWVGGRLFGEGSDGQKWSMLAGSFAGGALGGKGGMKFDGWRGRNNINANKLPLNDEKIAEIQSIEKTFRPDPETYLPKDYIDSHAKSFENGASRIVTRKSFEDYGIGKPDPGRTEFVLTKERAGQMISESKGDVGVIADKLGIPQEQLKNDSLVLIEFEPTELYSPKMPTGNEWGANKQWIPGGKLPQGDLEAVVKTEGMVKGRDYTVTDLLTGEKL is encoded by the coding sequence ATGGCTGACTTCAATGCTGCCAGAGAGCAGGACGAGATAGCCCACACAGCCTCTAAAGGCTGGATGATCGCCGGGTTAATTGGCGGCGCGATATTAGGTGCAGCAGCCGTTGTTGTTACCGGTGGAGCAGCACTGGTTGTTGTATCCGCAGCAGCAGCCGGTGCCTGTGCTGCCGGAGGTGTGGGTGAAGTGCTTGGCAGCATGTCATGGGCTCCGCGACATAACACAGGCAAACTGTTATCCGGATCGCCGAATGTTTTCACTAACAGCAGAGCAGCGATACGTGCACATTTGTCCAAAGGCGACTGCGATGAGCACAGCGGCTCATCGCAACGGGTTGCTGAAGGTTCGGACAAAGTTTTTATTAACAACTTTCCTGCCGCCCGTATCGGAGACCGTTTGACCTGCAGCGCTGAGATATCTGGCGGTTCAACCAATGTCTTTATTGGCGGAGGCAAACTTCAGACTGACGACATCAACCCCGAAGTCCCCGGCTGGGTAAACTGGGTGATGATGGGAGTAGGCACTGCTGCCGTTGCGGTCCTGGCTTCACCTGCTATAGCCCTGCTAGGATTAGCAGGCGCAATGGGTGGTGGTTACGCTGGCAGCTGGGTCGGTGGCAGACTTTTCGGTGAAGGCTCTGACGGTCAAAAATGGTCTATGCTGGCAGGCAGTTTTGCCGGTGGGGCATTGGGTGGTAAAGGGGGTATGAAGTTTGACGGTTGGCGTGGTCGTAATAATATTAATGCTAACAAACTTCCGTTAAATGATGAAAAAATCGCCGAAATACAAAGTATCGAAAAAACATTTAGGCCAGACCCCGAAACATATTTACCTAAGGATTATATTGATTCTCATGCAAAATCCTTTGAAAATGGCGCATCTAGAATAGTCACTAGAAAAAGTTTTGAAGATTATGGTATTGGTAAACCTGATCCAGGGAGGACGGAATTTGTTCTAACCAAGGAGCGCGCTGGACAAATGATTTCTGAATCAAAAGGAGATGTAGGAGTGATTGCAGATAAATTAGGCATCCCACAGGAACAATTGAAAAACGATAGTCTTGTTTTGATTGAATTTGAACCTACAGAGTTGTACTCTCCAAAAATGCCTACTGGTAATGAATGGGGAGCTAATAAGCAATGGATTCCGGGTGGCAAACTACCACAAGGTGATCTTGAGGCTGTAGTAAAAACCGAAGGAATGGTTAAAGGCAGAGATTATACCGTGACCGATTTATTAACAGGAGAGAAATTATAA
- a CDS encoding DcrB-related protein, which produces MATYTLQEASIELPDIFKDRTMNLFTLSENNASEFTFVVSRASAFHDDTVQKVAARIINEMSVTVPAFVNVTSQLIEIDNLPAVEIFYHFENDGAEIWQKQSIVLFDDDAGGKKIVCYIGTCPGRFNDYYTKQYHEIINSIKFNSRDSDDEPVPVATDASGIFFSFDNDTKVLTAHETVTLLYQNVDLKRALNGSYLFFDSAGSPLHIAALNNEEPLRYALWTSPHRKNSSVRDILGMAKAFKGPADLASESQILAFLQRHEDV; this is translated from the coding sequence ATGGCCACCTATACTCTTCAGGAAGCTTCAATTGAACTGCCCGACATATTTAAAGACAGGACAATGAATCTTTTTACGCTCAGCGAAAATAATGCGAGTGAGTTTACGTTCGTAGTGTCTCGTGCATCTGCTTTTCATGACGATACAGTGCAAAAAGTGGCCGCTAGAATTATCAATGAGATGAGTGTCACTGTTCCCGCTTTTGTAAACGTAACATCACAACTGATCGAGATAGATAATCTGCCTGCAGTTGAGATTTTTTATCATTTTGAAAATGATGGCGCTGAGATCTGGCAAAAACAATCGATTGTTTTATTTGATGATGACGCCGGGGGTAAAAAGATTGTTTGTTATATTGGAACATGCCCAGGACGTTTTAATGATTATTATACTAAGCAATATCATGAGATTATTAACAGTATAAAATTTAATTCTCGTGATTCTGATGATGAGCCGGTACCCGTGGCAACTGATGCGTCGGGGATTTTCTTTTCTTTTGATAACGATACTAAAGTGCTTACCGCACATGAAACGGTGACATTACTTTATCAGAATGTTGATTTGAAAAGAGCTCTGAATGGCAGTTATTTGTTCTTTGACTCAGCGGGAAGCCCATTACATATCGCCGCCTTAAATAATGAAGAGCCGTTGCGCTATGCACTATGGACATCACCACACAGAAAAAACTCATCTGTAAGAGATATTCTTGGCATGGCAAAAGCATTTAAAGGACCAGCAGATCTCGCCAGCGAATCACAAATCCTTGCGTTTCTTCAGAGACATGAGGATGTATAA